Proteins encoded together in one Passer domesticus isolate bPasDom1 chromosome 6, bPasDom1.hap1, whole genome shotgun sequence window:
- the LOC135304046 gene encoding serine/threonine-protein kinase PAK 3-like isoform X1: MIQQLAAAVVTVCGVTYSGYFLTHLARHIKHVFSGPDPEETNATAISPLAPSAPGEEAKEEQREQDDHETPAVVTAQPDHPKRNIKSEPQAELPEAQSAIMAVKRRNKDEMRGIQEEMNRHQHRSDQQKQVSGRVAATPLMKLPMHCCLQTIKEDVEAELQESEDRNKAREKRLEEEMKIIREKLNRLPKALQNEVQVSTSHLAACKDFQQTTGNEGPQGWREAQELSPPEVRQVQHIMGSGVKPAAAAALPGGRYTVESWKSSSDSSFITSSDSSMAAPKWEIEEKYLQILGRMVTMENPTMKYTELEHIGSGSFGNVVRALDNATCGEVAIKKIKLRGRKRKQLTLNEIMIMKRHRSPSVVNYLDSYLLGEELWLVMEYMDGGTLSDVISKSYLSEEEMAAISRECLKGLDFLHSNHVIHRDVKSSNILLRTDGSVKLADFGLSTQLTPEKNIRSSLAGTAWWMAPEVVTCQPYGPKVDIWSFGIVGIEMVEQEPPYWNQSPASAKFMIASIGTPQLLHPKLLSAWLRDFLSCCLQTDEERRWSAKELLQHPFITSAEPASSLVPLLVAVRKRKETRQHHLVINHLRAGL, encoded by the exons ATGATTcagcagcttgctgctgcagtggttaCTGTTTGTGGCGTTACTTATTCCGGCTATTTTCTGACTCACCTGGCAC GTCACATAAAACATGTATTCAGCGGACCTGATCCTGAG gagACAAATGCAACAGCcatctctcccctggctccctctgctcctggagaagaagccaaagaggagcaaagggagcaagATGACCACGAGACTCCAGCCGTggtcacagcccagcctgatcatcccaagaga AACATCAAGTcagagccccaggcagagctgcccgaAGCTCAGAGTGCCATCATGGCAGTGAAGAGGAGGAACAAAGATGAGATGAGAGGAATTCAAGAGGAGATGAATCGCCATCAGCACAGGAGCGATCAACAAAAACAGGTAAGTGGAAGAGTGGCAGCCACTCCACTCATGAAACTTCCCATGCATTGTTGTTTACAGACCATCAAGGAAGAtgtggaggcagagctgcaggaatctgaGGACAGGAACAAGGcaagggagaagaggctggaggaagaaatgaaaatcatcaGAGAGAAACTTAACCGCCTCCCTAAGGCTCTACAAAATGAA GTGCAAGTGTCGACATCTCACCTGGCAGCCTGCAAAGACTTCCAGCAAACAACGGGCAATGAAGGGCCCCAAGGTTGGCGTGAGGCACAGGAACTGTCCCCACCAGAAGTGCGACAGGTTCAGCACATCATGGGCTCTGGCGttaaacctgctgctgcagcagcattacCTGGAGGAAGATATACTGTTGAATCTTGGAAGTCAAGCTCGGACAGTTCGTTCATCACCAGTTCTGACAGTAGCATGGCTGCTCCAAAATGGGAGATTGAGGAGAAATATCTGCAGATACTGG GGAGAATGGTGACCATGGAAAATCCCACAATGAAATACACGGAACTGGAACACATTGGCAGCGG gtcTTTTGGAAATGTGGTTAGAGCACTCGACAATGCCACATGCGGTGAG GTGgctataaagaaaataaagcttcGAGGACGGAAAAGGAAGCAGCTAACCCTTAATGAAATCATGATCATGAAGAGGCATAGGAGTCCCAGTGTTGTGAATTATTTAGACAG ctaccttctgggtgaggaactctggctggttATGGAGTACATGGATGGAGGCACCCTGAGCGATGTCATCAGCAAGAGCTACCTGTCTGAAGAGGAGATGGCAGCCATCAGTCGGGAG tgcctgaaaggactggattttcttcactccaaCCACGTGATCCACCGAGATGTGAAGAGCAGCAACATCCTCCTCAGAACCGACGGATCTGTCAAGCTGG CCGATTTTGGCCTCTCTACTCAACTCACTCCTGAGAAGAATATACGGAGCTCGTTAGCAGGGACTGCTTGGTGGATGGCACCTGAAGTGGTGACGTGTCAAccatatggccccaaagtggacatatggtcttttggaatTGTGGGAATTGAAATGGTGGAACAAGAACCTCCTTACTGGAACCAGAGTCCTGCCTCG gctaaattcATGATAGCCTCAATAgggaccccacagctgctgcatcccaagCTCCTCTCAGCTTGGCTGcgtgacttcctgagctgctgcctgcagacagacgAGGAGCggcgctggtctgccaaggagctcctgcag cATCCATTTATAACATCTGCTGAGCCTGCAtccagcctggtgccactgCTTGTtgcagtgaggaagaggaaggagacaaGACAGCACCACTTAGTTATCAACCACCTTAGAGCAGGATTGTAG
- the LOC135304046 gene encoding serine/threonine-protein kinase PAK 3-like isoform X2 — MIQQLAAAVVTVCGVTYSGYFLTHLARHIKHVFSGPDPEETNATAISPLAPSAPGEEAKEEQREQDDHETPAVVTAQPDHPKRNIKSEPQAELPEAQSAIMAVKRRNKDEMRGIQEEMNRHQHRSDQQKQVSGRVAATPLMKLPMHCCLQTIKEDVEAELQESEDRNKAREKRLEEEMKIIREKLNRLPKALQNEVQVSTSHLAACKDFQQTTGNEGPQGWREAQELSPPEVRQVQHIMGSGVKPAAAAALPGGRYTVESWKSSSDSSFITSSDSSMAAPKWEIEEKYLQILGRMVTMENPTMKYTELEHIGSGSFGNVVRALDNATCGEVAIKKIKLRGRKRKQLTLNEIMIMKRHRSPSVVNYLDSYLLGEELWLVMEYMDGGTLSDVISKSYLSEEEMAAISRECLKGLDFLHSNHVIHRDVKSSNILLRTDGSVKLADFGLSTQLTPEKNIRSSLAGTAWWMAPEVVTCQPYGPKVDIWSFGIVGIEMVEQEPPYWNQSPASHPFITSAEPASSLVPLLVAVRKRKETRQHHLVINHLRAGL; from the exons ATGATTcagcagcttgctgctgcagtggttaCTGTTTGTGGCGTTACTTATTCCGGCTATTTTCTGACTCACCTGGCAC GTCACATAAAACATGTATTCAGCGGACCTGATCCTGAG gagACAAATGCAACAGCcatctctcccctggctccctctgctcctggagaagaagccaaagaggagcaaagggagcaagATGACCACGAGACTCCAGCCGTggtcacagcccagcctgatcatcccaagaga AACATCAAGTcagagccccaggcagagctgcccgaAGCTCAGAGTGCCATCATGGCAGTGAAGAGGAGGAACAAAGATGAGATGAGAGGAATTCAAGAGGAGATGAATCGCCATCAGCACAGGAGCGATCAACAAAAACAGGTAAGTGGAAGAGTGGCAGCCACTCCACTCATGAAACTTCCCATGCATTGTTGTTTACAGACCATCAAGGAAGAtgtggaggcagagctgcaggaatctgaGGACAGGAACAAGGcaagggagaagaggctggaggaagaaatgaaaatcatcaGAGAGAAACTTAACCGCCTCCCTAAGGCTCTACAAAATGAA GTGCAAGTGTCGACATCTCACCTGGCAGCCTGCAAAGACTTCCAGCAAACAACGGGCAATGAAGGGCCCCAAGGTTGGCGTGAGGCACAGGAACTGTCCCCACCAGAAGTGCGACAGGTTCAGCACATCATGGGCTCTGGCGttaaacctgctgctgcagcagcattacCTGGAGGAAGATATACTGTTGAATCTTGGAAGTCAAGCTCGGACAGTTCGTTCATCACCAGTTCTGACAGTAGCATGGCTGCTCCAAAATGGGAGATTGAGGAGAAATATCTGCAGATACTGG GGAGAATGGTGACCATGGAAAATCCCACAATGAAATACACGGAACTGGAACACATTGGCAGCGG gtcTTTTGGAAATGTGGTTAGAGCACTCGACAATGCCACATGCGGTGAG GTGgctataaagaaaataaagcttcGAGGACGGAAAAGGAAGCAGCTAACCCTTAATGAAATCATGATCATGAAGAGGCATAGGAGTCCCAGTGTTGTGAATTATTTAGACAG ctaccttctgggtgaggaactctggctggttATGGAGTACATGGATGGAGGCACCCTGAGCGATGTCATCAGCAAGAGCTACCTGTCTGAAGAGGAGATGGCAGCCATCAGTCGGGAG tgcctgaaaggactggattttcttcactccaaCCACGTGATCCACCGAGATGTGAAGAGCAGCAACATCCTCCTCAGAACCGACGGATCTGTCAAGCTGG CCGATTTTGGCCTCTCTACTCAACTCACTCCTGAGAAGAATATACGGAGCTCGTTAGCAGGGACTGCTTGGTGGATGGCACCTGAAGTGGTGACGTGTCAAccatatggccccaaagtggacatatggtcttttggaatTGTGGGAATTGAAATGGTGGAACAAGAACCTCCTTACTGGAACCAGAGTCCTGCCTCG cATCCATTTATAACATCTGCTGAGCCTGCAtccagcctggtgccactgCTTGTtgcagtgaggaagaggaaggagacaaGACAGCACCACTTAGTTATCAACCACCTTAGAGCAGGATTGTAG